Proteins found in one Miscanthus floridulus cultivar M001 chromosome 4, ASM1932011v1, whole genome shotgun sequence genomic segment:
- the LOC136549502 gene encoding heterogeneous nuclear ribonucleoprotein 1-like: MEAAAADYGKLFVGGISWETSEDRLREYFGHFGEVTEAVIMRDRSTGRARGFGFVVFADAAVAERVTMDKHMIDGRMVEAKKAVPRDDHSIVSKGNASSVGSPGPGRTRKIFVGGLPSNVTEADFRRYFEQFGIITDVVVMYDHNTQRPRGFGFITYDSEDAVDKALHKSFHELNGKMVEVKRAVPKEQSPGPVVRSPVGVGQNYAMNRVHSFLNDFNQGYNPNPIGGYGMRVDGRYGLLSGARNGFSSFGPGYGMGMNVEGGMSGTFGASPGFISNSNGRQMGSYFNAGSNRLGSPMGYLGLNDVPGSMLSSMSRNVWGNGSLNYPSNPTNMSAFASPGNGGQVGITGDSWGGLPSAHGMGSISSLGSGNLGRGAGDNSFGLPSVSYGRSNSTGTIGEPFSASGNTYEVNNPDTYGSSSIYGGTAWRFASSEVDVPSFGHDIGNVDPTIK; this comes from the exons atggaggccgccgccgccgactacGGGAAGCTCTTCGTCGGCGGCATCTCGTGGGAGACGAGCGAGGACCGCCTCCGCGAGTACTTCGGCCACTTCGGCGAGGTCACCGAGGCCGTCATCATGCGGGACCGCAGCACGGGCCGCGCCCGCGGCTTCGGCTTCGTCGTCTTCGCCGACGCCGCCGTCGCCGAGCGCGTCACCATGGACAAGCACATGATCGACGGGCGAATG GTGGAGGCGAAGAAGGCTGTTCCCAGGGACGACCACAGTATTGTGAGCAAGGGCAACGCCAGCAGCGTAGGGTCGCCTGGACCGGGACGCACCAGGAAGATCTTTGTCGGAGGCCTGCCCTCGAACGTCACGGAGGCTGACTTCAGAAGGTACTTTGAGCAGTTTGGCATCATCACCGACGTGGTTGTGATGTACGACCACAACACGCAGAGGCCGAGGGGATTTGGGTTCATCACCTATGATTCAGAAGACGCCGTGGACAAAGCCCTGCACAAGAGCTTCCATGAGCTCAATGGTAAGATGGTTGAGGTTAAGAGAGCTGTTCCAAAGGAGCAGTCTCCTGGACCTGTCGTGCGCTCGCCTGTGGGAGTGGGGCAGAACTATGCTATGAACAGGGTCCATAGCTTCCTCAATGACTTCAACCAGGGTTACAACCCGAACCCCATTGGAGGTTATGGTATGAGGGTGGATGGAAGGTATGGCCTGCTTTCAGGTGCACGGAATGGGTTCTCTTCTTTTGGCCCAGGTTATGGGATGGGCATGAATGTTGAAGGCGGGATGAGCGGAACATTTGGTGCAAGCCCTGGTTTCATCAGCAACTCCAATGGGAGGCAAATGGGTTCGTACTTCAATGCAGGTTCGAACAGGTTGGGTAGTCCTATGGGGTACCTTGGTCTTAACGATGTTCCAGGATCAATGCTGAGTTCCATGTCTAGGAATGTTTGGGGTAATGGGAGTCTAAACTACCCGAGCAATCCTACAAACATGAGTGCTTTTGCTTCACCTGGAAATGGGGGTCAAGTCGGTATTACTGGCGACAGTTGGGGAGGTCTCCCTTCTGCTCATGGGATGGGCAGCATTTCAAGCCTTGGGTCAGGGAACCTTGGTCGTGGAGCTGGAGATAATAGCTTTGGTTTGCCTTCTGTCAGCTATGGGAGGAGCAACTCAACTGGTACAATCGGTGAGCCTTTTTCTGCATCAGGCAACACATATGAAGTAAACAACCCAGATACATATGGGAGCAGCTCTATTTATGGTGGCACAGCCTGGAGGTTCGCATCATCTGAGGTTGACGTGCCTTCTTTTGGTCATGATATTGGAAATGTTGATCCAACTATCAAATGA
- the LOC136549503 gene encoding heterogeneous nuclear ribonucleoprotein 1-like isoform X2: MEAADYSGKLFVGGISWETDEARLREYFVRFGEVTEAVIMRDRSTGRARGFGFVVFADATVAERVILDKHMIDGRMVEAKKAVPRDDHSIVSKSNTSSIGSPGPGRTRKIFVGGLPSNVTEADFRRYFEQFGVITDVVVMYDHNTQRPRGFGFITYDSEDAVDKALHKSFHELNGKMVEVKRAVPKEQSPGPVARSPAGVGQNYAMNRVHSFLNGFNQGYSPNPIGGYGMRVDGRFGLLSGARNGFSSFGPGYGMGMNVEGGMSGTFGANSGFISNSNGRQMGSYFNGSSNRLSSPIGYLGLNYDSGSMLSSMSRNVWGNGSLNYTSNPTNMSAFAPPGNGGQVSITGDNWGGLPSAHGLGNISSLGSGNLGRGAGDNNFGLPSGSYGRSNSTGTIGEPFSASGNAYEVNNPDTYGSSSIYGGTSWRFASSEVDMPSFSHDLGNVDPNIKSDMSASYMGNYPVNNNQPSRGITS, from the exons atGGAGGCCGCCGACTATTCCGGGAAGCTCTTCGTCGGCGGCATCTCGTGGGAGACGGACGAGGCCCGCCTCCGCGAGTACTTCGTCCGCTTCGGGGAGGTTACTGAGGCCGTCATCATGCGGGACCGCAGCACGGGCCGCGCCCGTGGGTTCGGGTTCGTGGTCTTCGCCGACGCCACGGTCGCCGAGCGCGTCATCTTGGACAAACACATGATCGACGGCCGTATG GTGGAGGCCAAGAAGGCTGTTCCCAGGGATGACCACAGTATCgtgagcaagagcaacacaagcAGCATAGGGTCACCTGGACCGGGCCGTACCAGAAAGATCTTTGTTGGAGGTCTGCCCTCAAATGTAACAGAGGCTGACTTCAGAAGGTATTTTGAGCAGTTCGGTGTCATAACTGATGTGGTTGTGATGTACGACCACAACACGCAGAGACCGAGGGGCTTTGGATTCATCACCTACGATTCAGAAGACGCCGTCGACAAAGCCCTGCACAAGAGCTTCCACGAGCTGAATGGTAAAATGGTAGAGGTCAAGAGGGCTGTTCCAAAGGAGCAGTCTCCTGGACCTGTTGCGCGCTCGCCTGCGGGAGTGGGGCAGAACTATGCTATGAACAGGGTTCATAGCTTCCTGAATGGCTTCAACCAGGGTTACAGCCCGAATCCTATAGGAGGTTACGGCATGAGGGTGGATGGAAGGTTTGGCCTGCTTTCAGGTGCACGGAATGGGTTCTCTTCTTTTGGCCCAGGTTATGGGATGGGTATGAATGTTGAAGGTGGGATGAGCGGAACTTTTGGTGCAAACTCTGGTTTCATCAGTAACTCCAATGGGAGGCAAATGGGTTCCTACTTCAATGGAAGTTCGAACAGATTGAGTAGTCCTATTGGTTACCTTGGTCTTAATTATGACTCAGGATCAATGTTGAGTTCCATGTCTAGGAATGTTTGGGGCAATGGAAGTCTAAACTACACGAGCAATCCTACAAACATGAGTGCTTTTGCTCCCCCTGGAAATGGGGGTCAAGTCAGTATTACCGGCGACAATTGGGGAGGTCTCCCTTCTGCTCATGGGTTGGGCAACATTTCAAGCCTTGGGTCAGGGAACCTTGGCCGTGGAGCTGGAGATAATAACTTTGGTTTGCCTTCTGGCTCCTATGGGCGGAGCAACTCAACTGGGACAATTGGTGAGCCTTTTTCTGCATCAGGCAATGCGTATGAAGTGAACAACCCAGATACATATGGGAGCAGCTCTATTTATGGTGGCACATCCTGGAGGTTCGCTTCATCTGAAGTTGACATGCCTTCTTTCAGTCACGATCTTGGAAATGTTGATCCAAATATCAAATCAGACATGTCAGCAAGTTACATGGGCAATTATCCTGTTAACAACAATCAGCCAAGCAGAG GTATCACTTCCTAG
- the LOC136549503 gene encoding heterogeneous nuclear ribonucleoprotein 1-like isoform X3, which produces MEAADYSGKLFVGGISWETDEARLREYFVRFGEVTEAVIMRDRSTGRARGFGFVVFADATVAERVILDKHMIDGRMVEAKKAVPRDDHSIVSKSNTSSIGSPGPGRTRKIFVGGLPSNVTEADFRRYFEQFGVITDVVVMYDHNTQRPRGFGFITYDSEDAVDKALHKSFHELNGKMVEVKRAVPKEQSPGPVARSPAGVGQNYAMNRVHSFLNGFNQGYSPNPIGGYGMRVDGRFGLLSGARNGFSSFGPGYGMGMNVEGGMSGTFGANSGFISNSNGRQMGSYFNGSSNRLSSPIGYLGLNYDSGSMLSSMSRNVWGNGSLNYTSNPTNMSAFAPPGNGGQVSITGDNWGGLPSAHGLGNISSLGSGNLGRGAGDNNFGLPSGSYGRSNSTGTIGEPFSASGNAYEVNNPDTYGSSSIYGGTSWRFASSEVDMPSFSHDLGNVDPNIKSDMSASYMGNYPVNNNQPSRV; this is translated from the exons atGGAGGCCGCCGACTATTCCGGGAAGCTCTTCGTCGGCGGCATCTCGTGGGAGACGGACGAGGCCCGCCTCCGCGAGTACTTCGTCCGCTTCGGGGAGGTTACTGAGGCCGTCATCATGCGGGACCGCAGCACGGGCCGCGCCCGTGGGTTCGGGTTCGTGGTCTTCGCCGACGCCACGGTCGCCGAGCGCGTCATCTTGGACAAACACATGATCGACGGCCGTATG GTGGAGGCCAAGAAGGCTGTTCCCAGGGATGACCACAGTATCgtgagcaagagcaacacaagcAGCATAGGGTCACCTGGACCGGGCCGTACCAGAAAGATCTTTGTTGGAGGTCTGCCCTCAAATGTAACAGAGGCTGACTTCAGAAGGTATTTTGAGCAGTTCGGTGTCATAACTGATGTGGTTGTGATGTACGACCACAACACGCAGAGACCGAGGGGCTTTGGATTCATCACCTACGATTCAGAAGACGCCGTCGACAAAGCCCTGCACAAGAGCTTCCACGAGCTGAATGGTAAAATGGTAGAGGTCAAGAGGGCTGTTCCAAAGGAGCAGTCTCCTGGACCTGTTGCGCGCTCGCCTGCGGGAGTGGGGCAGAACTATGCTATGAACAGGGTTCATAGCTTCCTGAATGGCTTCAACCAGGGTTACAGCCCGAATCCTATAGGAGGTTACGGCATGAGGGTGGATGGAAGGTTTGGCCTGCTTTCAGGTGCACGGAATGGGTTCTCTTCTTTTGGCCCAGGTTATGGGATGGGTATGAATGTTGAAGGTGGGATGAGCGGAACTTTTGGTGCAAACTCTGGTTTCATCAGTAACTCCAATGGGAGGCAAATGGGTTCCTACTTCAATGGAAGTTCGAACAGATTGAGTAGTCCTATTGGTTACCTTGGTCTTAATTATGACTCAGGATCAATGTTGAGTTCCATGTCTAGGAATGTTTGGGGCAATGGAAGTCTAAACTACACGAGCAATCCTACAAACATGAGTGCTTTTGCTCCCCCTGGAAATGGGGGTCAAGTCAGTATTACCGGCGACAATTGGGGAGGTCTCCCTTCTGCTCATGGGTTGGGCAACATTTCAAGCCTTGGGTCAGGGAACCTTGGCCGTGGAGCTGGAGATAATAACTTTGGTTTGCCTTCTGGCTCCTATGGGCGGAGCAACTCAACTGGGACAATTGGTGAGCCTTTTTCTGCATCAGGCAATGCGTATGAAGTGAACAACCCAGATACATATGGGAGCAGCTCTATTTATGGTGGCACATCCTGGAGGTTCGCTTCATCTGAAGTTGACATGCCTTCTTTCAGTCACGATCTTGGAAATGTTGATCCAAATATCAAATCAGACATGTCAGCAAGTTACATGGGCAATTATCCTGTTAACAACAATCAGCCAAGCAGAG TTTAA
- the LOC136549503 gene encoding heterogeneous nuclear ribonucleoprotein 1-like isoform X1 → MEAADYSGKLFVGGISWETDEARLREYFVRFGEVTEAVIMRDRSTGRARGFGFVVFADATVAERVILDKHMIDGRMVEAKKAVPRDDHSIVSKSNTSSIGSPGPGRTRKIFVGGLPSNVTEADFRRYFEQFGVITDVVVMYDHNTQRPRGFGFITYDSEDAVDKALHKSFHELNGKMVEVKRAVPKEQSPGPVARSPAGVGQNYAMNRVHSFLNGFNQGYSPNPIGGYGMRVDGRFGLLSGARNGFSSFGPGYGMGMNVEGGMSGTFGANSGFISNSNGRQMGSYFNGSSNRLSSPIGYLGLNYDSGSMLSSMSRNVWGNGSLNYTSNPTNMSAFAPPGNGGQVSITGDNWGGLPSAHGLGNISSLGSGNLGRGAGDNNFGLPSGSYGRSNSTGTIGEPFSASGNAYEVNNPDTYGSSSIYGGTSWRFASSEVDMPSFSHDLGNVDPNIKSDMSASYMGNYPVNNNQPSRGQLLFQHFSLNYT, encoded by the exons atGGAGGCCGCCGACTATTCCGGGAAGCTCTTCGTCGGCGGCATCTCGTGGGAGACGGACGAGGCCCGCCTCCGCGAGTACTTCGTCCGCTTCGGGGAGGTTACTGAGGCCGTCATCATGCGGGACCGCAGCACGGGCCGCGCCCGTGGGTTCGGGTTCGTGGTCTTCGCCGACGCCACGGTCGCCGAGCGCGTCATCTTGGACAAACACATGATCGACGGCCGTATG GTGGAGGCCAAGAAGGCTGTTCCCAGGGATGACCACAGTATCgtgagcaagagcaacacaagcAGCATAGGGTCACCTGGACCGGGCCGTACCAGAAAGATCTTTGTTGGAGGTCTGCCCTCAAATGTAACAGAGGCTGACTTCAGAAGGTATTTTGAGCAGTTCGGTGTCATAACTGATGTGGTTGTGATGTACGACCACAACACGCAGAGACCGAGGGGCTTTGGATTCATCACCTACGATTCAGAAGACGCCGTCGACAAAGCCCTGCACAAGAGCTTCCACGAGCTGAATGGTAAAATGGTAGAGGTCAAGAGGGCTGTTCCAAAGGAGCAGTCTCCTGGACCTGTTGCGCGCTCGCCTGCGGGAGTGGGGCAGAACTATGCTATGAACAGGGTTCATAGCTTCCTGAATGGCTTCAACCAGGGTTACAGCCCGAATCCTATAGGAGGTTACGGCATGAGGGTGGATGGAAGGTTTGGCCTGCTTTCAGGTGCACGGAATGGGTTCTCTTCTTTTGGCCCAGGTTATGGGATGGGTATGAATGTTGAAGGTGGGATGAGCGGAACTTTTGGTGCAAACTCTGGTTTCATCAGTAACTCCAATGGGAGGCAAATGGGTTCCTACTTCAATGGAAGTTCGAACAGATTGAGTAGTCCTATTGGTTACCTTGGTCTTAATTATGACTCAGGATCAATGTTGAGTTCCATGTCTAGGAATGTTTGGGGCAATGGAAGTCTAAACTACACGAGCAATCCTACAAACATGAGTGCTTTTGCTCCCCCTGGAAATGGGGGTCAAGTCAGTATTACCGGCGACAATTGGGGAGGTCTCCCTTCTGCTCATGGGTTGGGCAACATTTCAAGCCTTGGGTCAGGGAACCTTGGCCGTGGAGCTGGAGATAATAACTTTGGTTTGCCTTCTGGCTCCTATGGGCGGAGCAACTCAACTGGGACAATTGGTGAGCCTTTTTCTGCATCAGGCAATGCGTATGAAGTGAACAACCCAGATACATATGGGAGCAGCTCTATTTATGGTGGCACATCCTGGAGGTTCGCTTCATCTGAAGTTGACATGCCTTCTTTCAGTCACGATCTTGGAAATGTTGATCCAAATATCAAATCAGACATGTCAGCAAGTTACATGGGCAATTATCCTGTTAACAACAATCAGCCAAGCAGAGGTCAGTTGCTGTTTCAACATTTTTCTCTGAACTACACATAG